The sequence below is a genomic window from Glycine max cultivar Williams 82 chromosome 20, Glycine_max_v4.0, whole genome shotgun sequence.
TTATTTCATACATGTCCAAAAGTACAAATAATTTTTCCGGGGATCTCTTGCTTTTGGCAATTGCTTCTCCAAAACTGAGTAGCATAGAGACACTGTTTGTAGTCACCTCCGCAAAGCACTGTTCACTGAGTGAATCAAAGCCTTCAAATATCTGATCACAAACTTTCCTCTCACCAGCAAACAACAATTTCACCTGTTCATGTATAATTACATATTTGAAAgatattaaaagaataatgaagacaaaaaaaaaacacagcaCCAATCCTACAATCATCTTACTGCTATACGCATGAAATGAATCCAGTTTCCAATTTTGGCTTCCAAAATCTCCCACTGCAGCTTTTGAACATCATCTTTGTTGAGTTTCTCCACTCCAAGTTTTTGGAGGCTCTCTTCCAATACATTAGAACGGGCATCCCTacataataatgatgataatagTCATAATTAAATTACAGTACTAATATTAATCATTGTTGGAAATGTGTATTATAAGTACATTTATGCATTATACCTAGAGATGTCAAAATCATGTTGTTTATTAAGCCACCGCCACAAAGCCTACAAAATTATGTTTCTCTAATGCAGTCTAATTAATTTTCAAGCTCCACATTCTCTCAGCACGAATTAGACTGGGTTAGACGAAGCAATGCAACACCCTGTTCAGGACCTAGGAATGATTTTCTTACCAACCACATAACCATAACTCTGCAAACTCAAAAAAATCTAGAATCCAAGCATAAGACAAGTTTTTCCCAGGGATCAATATCTAGAAGACACCACCCACAGTCCCCCACATGGACTAATAAATGGATCAATCCAATAACATAAACAGCCTCCAAATTAATTCATAAGAGCCTTTATCTACTACTGTACAGATTGAGGCCCTAATATTATCAAGCACTTTCTTAAGATATAAGCATGGTAGTATGCTAAATACATGTTGGGATACACATGCAGAGCTTTGCTTAGGTAAAAGTTCTGTTTAACGTTGAGATGGCTTCCATTTCATTCTTCCTAAAAAGCAGCCTACAAAATTAGAACTAGCAATTAAGGATGGCATATCTGTCTAAGATATACCAGCACcactagaaaagaaaaaagctcGCCTCCCCATATTTACATTAGAACCCCTGAATGTCAATCATGATGTGTAACAAAAACAGACCAAGGTTGGGatctaaaaagagaaaatcttAGAGATTGTTGGTAATGATTGGCTGGAAACTGACCAGAATAATGACAACACAAATCTGAAACTGATCAAGTGACAGAATTTTTGAACTGCAAGCTAATTATTGACCCAAACTACAAGCTAGAAACATAACAAGACAATGGACTATGAACGGTTTTATATGTCTAACAGGCCtatataaattaatcatttagaATAAATCCCCAATAGGCACTTCCTTAATTCACAAGCATTTCTTAAATAGATTCCTTCCTATACTTTTAACTGAACATCCTTGAATGTGGTAATGttctaaatgataaaattttaattttcatgctcAGTAAGATTTTTCAAATATAGAGATCTACTACAAGGCAGTTTAAACTTTTCCTTCTGTAACATAACAGACAACTAAACAACAAGCATTACCTGTATATTTTGAGTAACTGTTGTTGGTGACCAGCTTCAACCATTTGCTGAGCTAAATCATGTAGCAGTGGCAAAAATCTTGGTGGTATAAGAGCAGGAGGTGTGTATACAACAGCCTCAGCATTATTGTTGTGAGACTCAGAATGGTGATTCTTGCCACTAGGATCACCCTCATGGCCAGGTGATGAAGGTCGCATTGAGTTTGGAAGGCAGTCAAAGAGGCGCTCAGGTTCCACAGGTTTGCTGCAAGCAcccataataaaagaaaatatcaagataacataaacaaaattttctcaaagcaagaggaagaaaagaatcACATGTTTACTAAATAGCCATACTTCATAGGCAAATTTCCATAGATGCGTCAAGAAAACCATACCCTTTTATCAGGAAAATCATATTCCTGAATAATTTGAGGatatttcaataataaatagCATCAAGGAAACCGCCATCCAACCAACAACTAAGAACCACAGACAACATCAACATTCAACACACTTCAAATTGCATTGGACTCACCAAAGAtggttttttatttaacatcatacgtaaaaaaaccaaaaataataagaaacatTCAATAATTTTAGATATTAGCAGCAAGCAGTTGGAAGAACCAACTATTACACAGGTAATTGTACTGGTTTAGCATTAGAGATCAGTTTATCTGATGAAATATCATTTTCCTGACAGTCTGACACAACCATCAATGATTATTGAGTTCATGTaagcaaataaatttttcacCAAACATGCCAAAAGATGAACATTAAGCACAAAAATAAATACCTGTAAGATAATAATAACTGCCTAAACTCATCTTCTAGCTTTGAAATAGCCTTAGCTAGCAAATTATTAGCATGCACGACAATGCCATCACTACTCTTGAAACCCTTCTTACTACCAAAAAACTGAATGTTGCTTCTCAACTTATCTATTGCTTCAAGATAGTTTTCCAAGTCTTCATGTGGCCCTTTAAGTATTTTTGCCTCTGCCTGTATAATAGATCAATGCAATCATAAAACAATGCAAATGAGATATATGTACcacatatcttttaaaaaggaGGAGAAAAGTCCTGAAAATTAATAAGTTAGAAAAACTTCGTAAGTTTATTTTTGatagaaaaatagaaaggatccaatttgagcaaggttcaaaaaaatggaaattgtcatcttgtaaatcaatttttttaagtacgAGCATATGAAATTTTTTCTACCCATCCTCTTCCAAACTTGCTAAAGTATCAAAGTTCAGCCCAACAGAAAGCACTTcaaaactatattaaaaaaatgataggaAAAGAAGTCATGACTTGgaggagaaaagaaaacaacaactaCAACAATAAAAGCCTTATTCTACTAGGTAAGGTTAGCAACATAGATCACATGAAGTCATTCGGCTCAATTAAAGACCAAATCTCCAGAGATATTATTATTCACCGTGAAATCCCCTTAACAACCTTCCCCAATGTCCTTCTTGGTCTCCCTGTCCCCCTCCCCTTTGTCACAGGACTAAATACCATCTTAACATTCTCATTTATATTACTCCCACTTTTTTCTCATGTTGTCCTTTAAAGTCCAACATTCACACTACCATAGAGTATACTCAGAAGTATAACAATACAATAAAACTTATCTTTGAGCTTGATAGGTACTTTGTGATCCCAAATAACCTTGAATGTCTTTCTCCTTTTTAGTCATCCTGTTGTATCCTGTGTGTGACATCTCATTAATTTCCCCATCATATTTATCTCAGATATTTAAACTTAGAAACTTGTGGTATACATCTTCTCCCATTTTTACATCCAAGTCATATCTGTCATCTCTTGTTAAAACTTTAATGTGTATACTCTGTGCTATTCCTACTTAACTGAAAACTCTTTGATTCCAAAGTTTGTCTCCAAAGCTCGAGTTTAAATTCAACTGCTTCTCTAGATTCCTTAATCACAATTATATCATCCACAGAAAGCATGCAACTAGGACTAGGGATAATCTAGAGTTTGTCTCCAAAGCCCAAGTTTAAATTTAACTGCTTCTATACATTCTTAAATTAAATCACAACTATATCATCCACAAAAAGCAAACAATTAGGGATACTCTTTTGTATGTCACTAGTAAGCACATCTAAGACTAGAGTAAACAAGTAAGGACTTAAGGGCACTTGATGTAATATTATTCCTACAGTTAAGTCCTTAGTCTTGTTTCTTGGAGTTTTTACACCAGTAGTTACCCCATCATACATGTCTTGTGTTATAGAATTTAGGAATTTAGatgggaaagagaaagaaagagggaaagagagaagaaacagAATAGAGAGGATAGaaggaaagagaagagaaacagAGAGGTCAAGGAAATGTGCACTGCACTCTGTGATTATCATTCAGTCTATTTAAAATACAACAGACTTGTCTTATTTATAGGCAGCTACCTAACAGCTATAGACAGCTATAAAACAACAGTAGCTGACTAAAACTAACTAACTgacatccttttctttttatatttacatatcatCTTGTAGCTTGGATATAAGTCATGTGAGCACCTTTCTTTTCCAAAGTATTCCCACAACACCTTTCTTTTGTTGCTCCAGATACCTAACAATTTTGTAGTTGTTCAAGGCATGTTCTTGGCCATTTTGTTGAGAATTGTATGTGAGCTTTAGGTTCAACTTCAACATATCTCGTCTTTCATCTTTTTTGGAATGATTTCAATAAAATCGTattaaagaaagaacaaaatttgCAAGAACAAAATTTGCAAAAACAACATAATGCAAAAATCAGTTAAGTTGACCAAATGAGACAAGAGCCAGACCTTCAGGTTTGCAATTGATCAAAGCAAACATAGGCAacaaacaagcatgccttcagCTAGATTATAGAAACAAAGCTAAAATGAAACTAAGCAACattgcaacaacaaaaacacataAGGGACAAGCTGAAACGAGTCATGCAatctttttctaaataaaaaggaTAGATACTTCAACCTGAATTTAACAACACATTCACGGTGACAGAGAATTTGATATTGTAATTTCAATTTATCAATTCAACAAAGAGCAACTtcatttgaataattaaaaaaaaaaagctacatTATGAGAAACGGATCACGGTAGGACCAACACAAAACCAACCTGACGATATTGATCGAAGTGAGCCAATATAACCTCCGCAACCTTCGAAGTCCTATCAATATTCTCATGAGCCTTCCTAATAGAGTGAGTTCTAATCTGCAAACCCAAATGAAAAAGATCCAACTTTTAACAACCCTTCAGATCCCCACTTGAAAAACGAACAATCCCCTCAAAACAAAACCCCATAGCACCCAAGTCAAACACAGGTCAACCCAACAAAACCCATTTCCTAAAACCCCATCTTTAAGCGAAACAAACCAAACCCGTTTCCAAAATCTCCCTCCATTATTGtggggaagaagaaaaagggtaCCTGAGTTGGACGCATGGCGGTTTCGAGGGCGGAGAGACGGTGGTCGAATGAACCGAGAATGGTGACGACGTTGTCTGTGATGGTTTCACTCTTCTGCAGACACTCTCTCATCATCGCCGCTTTTTCACTCAGCAAATCAACCCCTCCCACTGCAATtcccatcttcttcttctttctttctttctttctttctttctttctttcttcttcttcttcttgttgaaGCTCAATCTTCTCAGAGAACCATAACCTAAAGAAAGTGGAAGAAGAAATCAGAGGTTGTTGCTGCTGGTAGAGTTTTTCAATCGGTAGAAGAAGCTGTGAAGGTGATGTTAGGATGGTCCCACAGTTGCCTGTGCTGGCTTTGGTACTTTTCCGGTCTTTCCACTGTTGTCACGGATTATCAATGAATAATAAAACACTCTCAATTTGCTGTATTTTTAAGTTCCATATGTTTGGACTTGGTTGGTTGTGTAGCAAATAGttgttgaattattattttgtttcccatacttattcaattattttataccATACTCTTACtccttcaacaacaattttttttttcttaccatcATTGTTTTAGGAATTATTAAATCCTACCGCAATGTATGGCATAAATtctttgaaacaaaaaagaaaaataattctctGTCGTGAAACAAAATATCTCTTATTTTGccctcaaataattttatttttttttggtttcggAGGTCATGTTATATTGCCTTTTGCTTTGAATGGTTCACCcggaaagaataaaaaaaaaaaaaacaattttgttttcatgtgtAAAATAGGGTTCCCTTTTTGCACATAATGTACACCTGTTTTGGTCATAATGTTCCACGTCGCATTTTCATTgtcatttttgaaatttaactAACAAACTTGTCATTAGACtgttttttaaagtaataataaataaacaaattacaaGTATGAGTGCAAATgattttccttttctaaaaaTCTAGTTTACTTATTTTGTACTAATATGTTCTATTAAATAAggttaaaaatgtattttaaaataaattaatggatctacacttatataaaaattaataatttaaagtctttaaataaactaaatagTATGCAACATTGAACGTTTGATGACATTATTGGAGTTGTGTGATTTTGATCCTTCAACTCTTTTTGGAGTGATGGGAAAAAAATTGCTTTCGATTTTCAAACAAtatttaaaagtgttttttaataaaaggaagttgaaataactttttaataaattttaaaaccacTTTAACTTgcttttaaaatagaaaaaaaaacttcaagttTTTATAAGTTGTCGCATTTCTTTTAacgtttttttaatcatttttttatcactcgtttaattttcttttctattattcAATCTTCTTCACTCCTCGTTTAATTTTCATTGAAGGTAACAAAATATAGAATTGTATTGATATTTTAAACATGAATTAAAGAGACagaaaattattctaatttgaTTATTACTGATTTGGGCTTAACCTACAAAAGAAATTCGTACAAATTAAGATTGAATATCATTTTAGAAGGTTGAAATGAATTTAAGCATTTTTGTCTCGACTTCTTATAGTCTATACCCGCAAGAAACTTGAGcttcaaaaacaaacaaaaaatattatcttaaacAAACACAATTAAATAATATCCAAAATATCATTAAACAAACTATCTCAACTTTATTACACGCCGCTTTCGTCATTAATAtaataccttttttttataattttctatgTTTTCCCTACCTtacaaactttatatatataaattttgttagcaAAATTACATGTTTAGAAATGATATATCAAAAAAATTCATGTTTATTTAAAACTTAcagaatattaataataaatagtttaaCTCATGGTCGGTCTtgaaaattaaaccaaaacaaCTAACGAACACTCCTAAAAGAAGCCGTGAATGAAGATAGTTATAATTTagtaaacaataaatatttaaaaaaaaaaactaaatgcaGCTCATCAAAAGTCATATACTTGAATAAATTTGTAGTTACACCTTTTCTGTTTGTTGTAGTGATTTCatatatttagaaatatttCATTACCTTCTGGTTTCTGACTAGGTATCAAAGGAGGAAAGGATGCCCTTGTCCctactaaaaattaattgtttctgTGCTCTCCTTCaaccctgaaaaaaaaaatataatcaacgCCAAACTAATTAACCAAAAATATAAGGGAAAAACATTAATcgaaatatttaaaagtatagtaaaaaaatacaaaaaatcaaaaactgaaaatgataaaaaaaattattcaataaatgattattttttctggttagtttgatttaattttaaaaacaaaaaaaagtattttatgaaaataataataataatagaaagaaTCAGAATAACTTTTTAGTGATACTTTTcttttcatcatttattttcttaaaatataatggttattagattttaaaaaaaatgtataataaacaTGAATTCTTAAAACAACTTGAcctctcatttttttcatacttGATCTCtcatctaataataataataacagaatgttatcaaaacatttttttctcttttcctagTTAACACTCACACCAAAACAATTTATCTCTCAATTCTGGACACTACACATTCACTTTTTTGCACTCCACAAACTCATTCTCTCACTTTCCTCTCATTTTCCTCTCATTTTGTTCCCTCCACATAACACTTATGATGCATACAGTTTGTGTATTTATATAACCATAaccataattaataaataattagattatGAGTATTACAATTACAATCATAACTAATTATGATTtgatataatcaattattatttttaaaatatgagtatATAATCGataaactaattatataatCAGTTGTATCTAGAATTAGTTACATAAACAAttatgaatgaataaaataaattatttaaaatgataatttttataaaactagttATAGTTTTAcatctataattatttttaaattaaaataagttatttaaaataaccATAACTATAGAGcggattataaatttataactttttatgcaactagttatataaaactatttataattattttttaaaaattagttttttgagCCGGCTAATAATACTCCATCGCTTCTATTTCTTTCTACATTCTCCTCCTTTTTCCATCatctgatttctttttttttttttttctagagggGATATATTTCCCTTTTTGTTACTTATGCCTATTCCCACAAAAAACTATAAATCTTCATCACACAAGGACATTCTACCTAAAAATTATGTAAGTTTGATTTCTGTATTGTACTCAATAACAGGTAGGATCAAGAGTCACACTTGtggatttaaaaagaaaaaaataataattccttttttctaaaaataataaatttgtttcaaataaaaaatattgtttttaaataaataaataaatttaaggttatcttaatcttaattttacACGTTTAATTAGTGGTTTtcgaataaagttttttttttaaatgatttttcgATAGTTTTCCCCAAAAAAATTACAGTGGTGACttgtttacttttataatatttgtttcgTCGTCCTATCGTAACCATGAttacaatataattaaaaaatgcaaaaaaggaatttttttttcatatgtttttctcattttcaatttttttattgaatgttaAAGCTAGCTAGAAGTTAAGTCAACAGAAGGgggaagaaagagataaaaaccTGGTAAATAGGAACAAGTTGATTTGAGTTCTTGCTTGAACAATGACTTCTTCCCCACCGTTAATGACAATACCATTGCTAGGTTGGTTTTGACTGTGTTCTGAAGTGAGTTTTCACCGAacaattcattcattcaaaacATCGAGAGGTAGAAAAACCATCACATTTTCTAtgataaagaaagaaagcattaatgaaaataatatatgaaagtCTGAGTGACTAGATTATAGATGTAATAAATTATACTGataacttaattattatatgcAGTCCATGTAAaaacattacattaacatcTGCTACTATTTTGACACgtgtttttttaactttttgttcgattaaagaaaattaaagaaataataattaattatgataaagattagaaaaatatttctgaAATAACTTTATCCTTCATGAGATACCAGTTTAACTTTATAGCTGAACTCCTTCAATCCACCAACAAATAATGAAAATGCATTTATTGCGTTAAATTTTTTAGACGAGATTGTGAATAAAACCAAAGCTAGCAAACGTTGGTAGACAAAtggttaattatatttatattgggCGATATATGCATTCATAAAAACCTCCAAGCTTGATTTGAATTGTTGCAAcacatataaaaatgaaaatttcaaaaacaaattgattttttagaaaataaaccaaaactttggtcttttattgaaaaataatgagATAATAGCATGATGTCTTAATCCATGGAAGGAAAGATATTTGTTGGGAAATGTTAACttcttaaatcaattaaataaatctCAATGCTTTTAAGGATTTGTCTATGACTTTCAATTGGA
It includes:
- the LOC100813987 gene encoding exocyst complex component EXO70A1; its protein translation is MGIAVGGVDLLSEKAAMMRECLQKSETITDNVVTILGSFDHRLSALETAMRPTQIRTHSIRKAHENIDRTSKVAEVILAHFDQYRQAEAKILKGPHEDLENYLEAIDKLRSNIQFFGSKKGFKSSDGIVVHANNLLAKAISKLEDEFRQLLLSYSKPVEPERLFDCLPNSMRPSSPGHEGDPSGKNHHSESHNNNAEAVVYTPPALIPPRFLPLLHDLAQQMVEAGHQQQLLKIYRDARSNVLEESLQKLGVEKLNKDDVQKLQWEILEAKIGNWIHFMRIAVKLLFAGERKVCDQIFEGFDSLSEQCFAEVTTNSVSMLLSFGEAIAKSKRSPEKLFVLLDMYEIMQELHSEIETLFKGKACSAIREAATSLTKRLAQTAQETFGDFEEAVEKDATKTAVTDGTVHPLTSYVINYVKFLFDYQSTLKQLFQEFEGGDDSSQLASVTVRIMQALQTNLDGKSKQYKDLALTHLFLMNNIHYIVRSVRRSEAKDLLGDDWVQRHRRIVQQHANQYKRNAWAKILQCLSIQGLTSSGGGSGTAGGDSGTGSSSGASRAIVKDRFKAFNIMFEELHQKQSQWTVPDSELRESLRLAVAEVLLPAYRSFVKRFGPLVESGKNPQKYIKYSAEDLDRMLGEFFEGKNMSETKR